The following proteins are encoded in a genomic region of bacterium:
- a CDS encoding aldehyde dehydrogenase, with amino-acid sequence MKVAINGFGSRGRAVFRALQGRPGLELVAVNAALDAETMAYLARRDSVRGPFPGGCELVDGCLVTARGSALLTAATDPGDLPWRRLGVEVVVEAGDCLDGCGIPNRHLAAGARKVVVAGAAHDGVEVTIFVGANDDALQPRHAVMATGSGAANCLAHLAGVLDSAFGLDLGLMTRTGPGPADQCLVDAPHADPRRGRAAGRNIVPTLEGSGREVGRALAHLAGRLDAQALCVPVAGGSLLELVAVLRRETTAGAVNEAFRLAAELPALAGILGIAEDPLVSTDIVGDSRSCVFDPGCTRVPGARTARTAAWFDEDWSVAGRVCDLLERLAKTG; translated from the coding sequence CCGGGCCCTGCAGGGACGGCCCGGCCTGGAACTGGTGGCCGTCAACGCCGCCCTGGACGCCGAGACCATGGCCTACCTGGCGCGGCGCGATTCGGTGCGCGGTCCGTTCCCCGGCGGCTGCGAACTGGTCGACGGCTGCCTCGTCACCGCGCGCGGGTCGGCCCTGTTGACGGCGGCCACCGACCCCGGTGACCTGCCCTGGCGGCGGCTGGGCGTAGAGGTGGTGGTCGAGGCCGGGGACTGCCTGGACGGTTGCGGGATCCCGAATCGGCACCTGGCGGCCGGGGCCCGCAAGGTCGTCGTGGCGGGGGCGGCGCACGACGGCGTCGAGGTGACGATCTTCGTCGGCGCGAACGACGATGCGCTGCAACCGCGGCACGCCGTCATGGCCACCGGTTCCGGCGCCGCCAACTGCCTGGCGCATCTCGCCGGCGTCCTGGACAGCGCCTTCGGCCTGGACCTGGGATTGATGACCCGTACCGGCCCCGGCCCTGCCGACCAGTGCCTGGTCGATGCGCCGCACGCCGACCCTCGGCGCGGGCGCGCGGCCGGCCGGAATATCGTGCCCACGCTGGAAGGATCCGGGCGCGAGGTGGGCCGGGCCCTGGCGCACCTGGCGGGCCGGCTCGACGCCCAGGCGCTGTGCGTGCCGGTGGCGGGCGGGTCGCTGCTCGAACTGGTGGCCGTGCTGCGCCGCGAGACCACCGCCGGTGCCGTGAACGAGGCCTTTCGCCTGGCCGCCGAGCTGCCGGCCCTGGCCGGCATCCTCGGGATCGCCGAGGATCCGCTCGTCTCGACCGATATCGTCGGCGACAGCCGGTCGTGCGTCTTCGACCCGGGCTGCACGCGCGTTCCCGGGGCCCGCACGGCAAGGACGGCCGCCTGGTTCGATGAGGACTGGAGCGTGGCGGGGCGCGTCTGCGACCTGCTCGAGCGGCTGGCGAAAACCGGATGA